One genomic segment of Diceros bicornis minor isolate mBicDic1 chromosome 25, mDicBic1.mat.cur, whole genome shotgun sequence includes these proteins:
- the LOC131421652 gene encoding histone H1.0, producing MTENSTSTPAAKPKRAKASKKSTDHPKYSDMIVAAIQAEKNRAGSSRQSIQKYIKSHYKVGENADSQIKLSIKRLVTTGVLKQTKGVGASGSFRLAKSDEPKRSVAFKKTKKEVKKVATPKKVAKPKKAASKAPSKKPKATPVKKTKKKPAATPKKTKKPKTVKAKPVKASKPKKAKPVKPKAKSSAKRAGKKK from the coding sequence ATGACCGAGAACTCCACGTCCACTCCTGCGGCCAAGCCCAAGCGGGCTAAGGCCTCCAAGAAGTCCACGGACCACCCCAAGTATTCAGACATGATCGTGGCTGCCATTCAGGCGGAGAAGAATCGCGCGGGCTCCTCGCGCCAGTCCATCCAGAAATACATCAAGAGCCACTACAAGGTGGGTGAGAACGCCGACTCGCAGATCAAGTTGTCCATCAAGCGCCTGGTCACTACCGGGGTCCTCAAGCAGACCAAAGGGGTGGGTGCCTCGGGGTCCTTCCGGCTGGCCAAGAGCGACGAGCCCAAGAGGTCCGTGGCCTTCAAGAAGACAAAGAAGGAAGTCAAGAAGGTGGCCACGCCAAAGAAGGTAGCCAAGCCCAAAAAGGCTGCTTCCAAAGCCCCAAGCAAGAAGCCCAAAGCCACCCCAGTCAAGAAGACCAAGAAGAAACCGGCTGCCACGCCCAAGAAAACCAAAAAACCGAAGACTGTCAAAGCCAAGCCAGTCAAGGCATCCAAGCCTAAGAAGGCCAAACCAGTGAAGCCCAAAGCCAAGTCCAGTGCCAAGAGGGCCGGCAAGAAGAAGTGA